The following proteins are encoded in a genomic region of Lujinxingia vulgaris:
- a CDS encoding molybdopterin-dependent oxidoreductase, which produces MTRFNRREFLKTLATGSAALLALRFTSGCEFVDVETFGAGGDTPFVTPQDDGVWFWQSGNSIAKEDAPNIAADDWRLSITAGDEELAQLTYQELRDLGAQGHELTYWKTLRCVFSLNLGPLLTSLIANGLFTGVPLTAVLDALDVPPEAVKVRTYGADGFTSNIPVARLSAAGQLPVMLAYELNGEPLSRLRGGPVRLIIPEMWGYKNMKWLDRIDFTANEEAFGVYETVRFRGVESIDAPGKMALANHTITLAGRNATLEGPDITIEGVAVSGDAAITEVRFSVDDGPEEPADLLGDDADEVRQSLSPALQTLMADAAQSDEAWPLPNVWVRWSANLQGLSPGSHTLTVRAFDSQGRAQQLDTGDPLTVAQAVRVPFEISG; this is translated from the coding sequence ATGACGCGTTTTAATCGCCGTGAGTTTCTCAAAACGCTCGCCACAGGCTCCGCCGCGCTGCTCGCGCTGCGCTTTACCAGCGGCTGCGAATTCGTCGACGTGGAGACCTTCGGCGCCGGAGGCGACACGCCGTTTGTCACCCCCCAGGACGACGGCGTGTGGTTCTGGCAGAGCGGCAACTCCATTGCCAAAGAAGACGCGCCGAACATCGCGGCCGACGACTGGCGACTTTCCATCACCGCCGGCGACGAAGAGCTCGCGCAGCTCACCTACCAGGAACTTCGCGATCTTGGCGCCCAGGGCCACGAGCTCACCTACTGGAAAACGCTGCGTTGTGTCTTCAGCCTCAACCTGGGCCCCCTGCTCACGAGCCTCATCGCCAACGGCCTTTTTACGGGGGTGCCCCTCACCGCTGTGCTCGACGCGCTCGATGTCCCACCCGAGGCGGTGAAGGTTCGCACCTACGGCGCAGACGGCTTCACCAGCAACATCCCCGTCGCGCGCCTCAGCGCCGCCGGCCAGCTCCCGGTCATGCTCGCCTACGAGCTCAACGGCGAGCCCCTGAGCCGACTTCGGGGCGGCCCGGTTCGCCTGATCATCCCGGAGATGTGGGGCTACAAAAACATGAAGTGGCTCGATCGCATCGACTTCACCGCCAACGAGGAGGCCTTCGGCGTCTACGAGACGGTGCGCTTTCGCGGCGTCGAGAGCATCGACGCCCCGGGCAAAATGGCGTTGGCCAACCACACCATCACCCTGGCCGGCCGCAACGCCACGCTTGAGGGGCCCGATATCACCATTGAGGGCGTCGCCGTCAGCGGGGACGCAGCCATCACCGAGGTCCGTTTCAGCGTGGACGACGGCCCCGAAGAGCCGGCTGACCTCCTCGGCGACGATGCCGACGAAGTGCGCCAGAGCCTCTCGCCGGCCCTTCAGACGTTGATGGCGGACGCCGCGCAGAGCGACGAAGCGTGGCCACTTCCCAACGTCTGGGTGCGTTGGAGCGCAAACCTTCAGGGTCTCAGCCCCGGGTCGCACACCCTCACCGTGCGTGCATTCGACTCCCAGGGTCGCGCACAGCAGCTCGACACCGGTGATCCGCTGACCGTCGCCCAGGCGGTGCGCGTTCCTTTTGAGATCTCCGGGTGA
- a CDS encoding CDP-alcohol phosphatidyltransferase family protein — protein sequence MTIIAITDLGGLPDDLPPAVEVAGLSLVDRIARMCLVSGVSTVVVLCDERRTASSLNDAISKATRRRGEVHVIDANDAPALLHDLHPSCVLALPAHRVFQRAVVQRAVERCAEDSSDDSLTLQPHQIERVAYTSELDWPGELAALRKRQAPTSAADARTPEGWSISLKAPSDISRAEDALFNDCRKPQDGIVSRHLNRHLSLAMSRALVSSPIGPNHISVVTFSLGIAAAVAAGVGGYTAFLLAGILYQLNSVIDGVDGELARVRYEFSVLGEWLDTVSDDLSDLLLYIGLGVGAWRTLEVGLATLGPEVWLYLGLAAGGGKLASMIVYYRWLIARGRGDLLAFEWSFKSEEPSPSPLKRALSLVHYAFRKDFIVFVAMLMAIGGVLPYLLVVLAPGNVIVAISVVLQQLRGQR from the coding sequence ATGACCATCATCGCCATCACCGACCTGGGCGGCCTGCCCGACGACCTCCCGCCAGCCGTGGAGGTCGCCGGGCTTTCGCTCGTCGATCGCATCGCCCGAATGTGCCTGGTCAGCGGCGTCTCCACCGTCGTCGTTCTGTGCGACGAACGCCGGACGGCATCCTCCCTTAATGACGCCATCTCGAAGGCCACCCGCCGCCGCGGTGAAGTGCATGTCATTGACGCGAACGACGCCCCCGCCCTGCTCCATGATCTTCACCCGAGCTGCGTGCTGGCCCTGCCGGCCCACCGCGTCTTTCAACGCGCGGTGGTGCAACGCGCCGTGGAGCGCTGCGCGGAAGACAGCTCCGACGATAGCCTGACGTTGCAGCCACATCAGATCGAGCGCGTCGCGTACACTTCCGAGCTCGACTGGCCCGGCGAGCTGGCGGCGCTTCGTAAAAGGCAGGCGCCCACCTCGGCCGCCGACGCCCGTACCCCTGAAGGCTGGTCCATCAGCCTGAAAGCCCCCTCAGATATCTCCCGCGCCGAAGATGCGCTCTTCAACGACTGCCGAAAGCCTCAAGACGGCATCGTCTCGCGCCACCTCAACCGTCACCTGAGCCTGGCGATGAGCCGCGCGCTCGTCTCCTCGCCAATTGGCCCGAACCACATCTCGGTGGTGACCTTTTCGCTGGGCATCGCCGCGGCGGTGGCCGCCGGCGTGGGTGGCTATACGGCGTTTCTCCTCGCGGGAATCCTCTACCAGCTCAACTCGGTCATCGACGGCGTCGATGGCGAGCTCGCCAGGGTTCGCTACGAATTCAGCGTCCTCGGCGAGTGGCTCGATACCGTCAGCGACGACCTATCGGACCTGCTGCTCTACATCGGTCTGGGCGTGGGCGCCTGGCGCACGCTTGAAGTCGGTCTGGCCACCCTCGGCCCCGAGGTATGGCTCTACCTGGGCCTTGCCGCCGGCGGCGGCAAGCTCGCCAGCATGATCGTGTACTACCGCTGGCTTATCGCCCGGGGCCGCGGCGACCTTCTGGCCTTCGAGTGGAGCTTTAAGTCCGAGGAGCCGTCCCCCTCCCCCCTCAAACGCGCGCTCTCCCTTGTGCACTACGCGTTTCGCAAAGACTTTATCGTCTTCGTCGCAATGCTCATGGCCATCGGCGGGGTCCTGCCTTACCTTCTTGTCGTACTGGCACCAGGGAACGTCATCGTCGCCATCAGCGTGGTGTTGCAACAGCTACGCGGGCAGCGCTGA
- a CDS encoding PilZ domain-containing protein has product MSASPLNFDAPATTELRSGPGAPIFEPGPHTRIRRHATRAIATMTWSGGPREIFGQVVNVSLNGCLVKTESTIADGTEVDLTVTVIGGPEVEKFALRALVRRRTEVAGRRAYGLEFICESTDERELAQRLYAETAR; this is encoded by the coding sequence ATGAGCGCATCCCCCCTGAACTTCGACGCCCCCGCCACGACCGAGCTCCGCTCCGGCCCCGGCGCCCCGATCTTTGAACCGGGCCCGCACACCCGCATCCGCCGCCACGCCACCCGCGCCATCGCTACGATGACCTGGTCGGGCGGCCCCCGCGAGATCTTCGGCCAGGTTGTCAACGTCAGCCTCAACGGGTGTCTGGTCAAAACGGAATCGACCATCGCCGACGGCACCGAGGTCGATCTGACCGTGACCGTCATCGGCGGTCCGGAGGTCGAGAAGTTCGCACTGCGCGCACTCGTCCGCCGCCGCACCGAGGTCGCCGGCCGACGCGCCTACGGCCTGGAGTTCATCTGCGAGAGCACCGACGAGCGTGAGCTCGCCCAGCGCCTCTACGCCGAGACGGCGCGCTGA
- a CDS encoding DUF1285 domain-containing protein, protein MAENDNTTPTPEDAIDPTLPTVVQDFLRKGGTLQEIRLNAHGTWLHEGLRFENQRVVDLFSRSVNRTEGGTWVLEIGRFTYPIVVEDTGFFVERADWEAVPPRLWLSDGTEEELKAESLRYAEGGRLYCPVKEGRFEARFKRSVYHGIADFLVEDTQGYLLRLPAGELRLEGEDNASEK, encoded by the coding sequence ATGGCTGAGAACGACAACACCACCCCGACTCCCGAAGACGCCATCGACCCCACCCTTCCGACGGTTGTTCAGGATTTTCTACGCAAAGGCGGAACCCTTCAGGAGATTCGCCTCAACGCGCACGGCACCTGGCTGCACGAAGGCCTGCGTTTTGAAAACCAGCGCGTGGTCGACCTCTTCAGCCGCAGCGTCAACCGCACCGAAGGTGGCACCTGGGTACTCGAGATCGGCCGCTTCACCTACCCGATCGTCGTCGAAGACACCGGCTTCTTTGTTGAACGCGCGGACTGGGAGGCCGTCCCGCCGCGCCTCTGGCTGAGCGACGGCACCGAAGAGGAACTCAAGGCCGAGAGCCTGCGCTACGCCGAAGGCGGTCGGCTCTACTGCCCTGTCAAAGAAGGCCGCTTCGAGGCGCGATTTAAGCGCTCGGTGTACCACGGGATCGCCGACTTTCTGGTTGAAGACACGCAGGGCTACCTGCTGCGACTTCCCGCCGGTGAACTTCGCCTGGAGGGTGAAGACAACGCGTCAGAAAAATAG
- a CDS encoding metallophosphoesterase family protein: MRIGHISDLHILAISDVRPWEYLNKRLVGGLNLLLNRSKAHSSVVVERALEALASLDVDHIVISGDLTNLALDSEFAAAAEIIRSIESASTRVSVVPGNHDYYTPGAAKEGRFERHFKDYLKSDLPEYQLERGYPFCHLRDDVAIVGLNSGLATPWLFATGKVAEDELEQAARLLDDERLKSRFKVVVVHHPLMADEHHRFNFNRRLLNADEVLTTLRQKNVDLVLHGHNHYLSVLQVPKLGEPGTTYVCEAGSTSMEGGDPVMAGKFNIYTIEDGALAEIETHLFESHESGFRPFRSEVFRQRVEEPAE; encoded by the coding sequence ATGCGCATTGGCCACATCTCCGACCTTCACATCCTCGCCATCTCTGATGTTCGCCCCTGGGAGTACCTCAACAAGCGCCTGGTCGGCGGGCTCAACCTGCTCTTGAACCGCTCCAAAGCGCACTCCTCGGTGGTGGTGGAGCGGGCGCTGGAGGCGCTGGCCTCACTCGACGTCGATCACATCGTCATCAGCGGCGATCTCACCAACCTGGCGCTGGATTCGGAGTTCGCCGCTGCGGCCGAGATCATCCGCAGCATCGAGTCCGCCTCTACCCGCGTGAGCGTCGTTCCCGGAAACCACGACTACTACACCCCCGGGGCGGCAAAAGAAGGAAGATTCGAGCGTCACTTTAAGGATTACCTCAAAAGCGACCTCCCCGAATACCAGCTGGAGCGCGGCTACCCCTTCTGCCATCTGCGCGACGATGTGGCGATTGTGGGCCTTAACAGCGGCCTTGCTACCCCCTGGCTCTTTGCCACCGGCAAGGTCGCCGAGGATGAGCTGGAGCAGGCCGCCCGTTTGCTCGACGATGAAAGGCTCAAGTCACGCTTTAAGGTTGTAGTCGTTCACCACCCGCTGATGGCCGATGAGCATCACCGCTTCAACTTCAACCGTCGCCTGCTCAACGCCGACGAGGTGCTCACGACCTTGCGCCAGAAGAACGTCGACCTCGTCCTCCACGGCCACAATCACTACCTCTCGGTGCTGCAGGTTCCCAAGCTCGGCGAGCCAGGCACGACTTATGTATGCGAGGCGGGTAGCACGTCGATGGAAGGTGGCGACCCGGTGATGGCTGGAAAGTTCAATATCTACACGATCGAAGACGGCGCGCTGGCCGAGATTGAGACCCACCTTTTTGAAAGCCATGAGTCGGGCTTTCGCCCCTTCCGCTCCGAGGTCTTCCGCCAGCGTGTTGAGGAGCCGGCCGAGTGA
- a CDS encoding CARDB domain-containing protein: protein MVMRSSALSLVSAPMVVLLTVLMFFAGAACGDDPDTSSGAGTLTIDALRPAAGYPDVEVRLEFSVAPAEGRSADGFSWRVNFGDGATLSGSGVEGSASHRYASVGEYTIEVEALFEGSRADRETITYQVYDPINLGVESVSARPTNVRTGEDATISFDLINRTASPVLTDIPVRAYLSADAQVSSEDLASLTVLGETLVEATTDDAEVLAGGATRNVGFSAAVPDVASGSYFVAVVMAPDGELADTDLDDNIAVSLTPLRIENFDAGLADISVSELVVSPDRAFPTLNRLTRGFVLENRGGEDVFNVVHRTYLQIGSAVRDDSAILIHESAPIGLPAQASRVIGPEVFVLDEEIIPEPESELDVYIFIEAFSEDGDVEESTLDNNELAIEEPIIVSDQLVDGPDIAVRDFLVTPQSTYLGGNLEVGATIANEGTLDVGSFFCGVYLGLEARPNVDNDLRITNVNVAALASGATREVERAVNVPMLVRPGVYYPYIVCDPLGAIEEPFRSNNTALQLDAVNITDEADIDLFVASLTVPQSAVQGELTTVRAEICVDGSNASGPTSGALFRSAGNSVDFGAEPIETFEIPNINPGECVELEFELEAQCADFVERQSFGIAVDTGELLPEENVGNNRRTGTNALIVEGPFCTCVEDANSPNHQVFDAVNVAAGAQDAAVCSPNICDFYETQVSAGQSLIITTRFDSERGALQTTLFAPNGSEQLASASSDDEQQVAVFLAPESRVYPYSVCGRSAGDQNYYELDVQVLDLATDVDVLPRALEIPPQTSWSAGATIDLGAEIVNIGDEATGGFEARVILTATRELGGAGDITLGNFPIDSIEAGSSRQLTLPVELGAGVADGTYHLALVLDPAGTLNETRVNNNAAFSTSFEVFTRCFDPFSPNTSFDEAASLSDGSFSNLLACAGQSDYYEICVADGQQFDATINFLNSQGDLDLRLFAADRSVIDTSARSGVDQEQVSVDYVNGAQCYYLRVSLVPVDPDASTTYTLDLDVREVDPALRCDGDFEPNDDLDNATSLRAALDAPAALDRCPVGDVDVYHVELAAGEPVTLRANLTPEAQPGILRMQIYRPNRTPDDLDESAPGLPRAELVDYVPPVSGRYFVEVSVGGSERRVTYTLEAENLPGIDLSATDLTIGPGSYQEGDVVRYGFDLTNAGGDTASSPTYEVFLGASALRDEAQDIFLGEFTLSDVAPGQTMEVTGQVALPGGYTPGTGYLHVVVDPLDEFGDVNRANNVASRTIELVEAQNGGTP from the coding sequence ATGGTCATGCGATCCTCTGCTCTCTCTCTCGTCTCCGCACCGATGGTGGTGCTGCTCACCGTGCTGATGTTCTTTGCCGGAGCGGCCTGCGGCGACGATCCGGATACCAGCAGCGGCGCCGGCACGTTGACGATCGACGCGCTTCGCCCTGCGGCCGGTTATCCTGACGTGGAGGTGCGCCTGGAGTTCTCGGTCGCGCCGGCGGAGGGACGCAGCGCGGACGGCTTTAGCTGGCGGGTGAACTTCGGCGACGGCGCCACGCTCAGCGGCTCTGGCGTCGAGGGCTCCGCAAGCCACCGCTATGCGTCGGTCGGCGAGTATACGATTGAGGTCGAGGCGCTCTTTGAGGGCAGCCGCGCCGATCGCGAGACGATCACCTACCAGGTCTACGATCCGATCAATCTCGGCGTGGAATCGGTCAGCGCCCGCCCCACCAATGTGCGGACGGGAGAAGATGCGACGATCTCCTTTGATCTCATCAACCGCACCGCCTCACCGGTGCTCACCGACATTCCGGTTCGCGCTTACCTCTCCGCCGACGCGCAGGTCTCCAGCGAGGACCTCGCCAGCCTGACCGTCCTGGGCGAAACCCTCGTTGAGGCGACCACCGACGACGCCGAAGTGCTCGCCGGCGGAGCGACCCGAAACGTGGGATTCTCAGCGGCGGTGCCCGATGTGGCGTCCGGCTCCTATTTTGTCGCCGTGGTCATGGCCCCCGATGGCGAGCTGGCCGACACGGACCTCGACGACAACATCGCCGTAAGCCTGACCCCGCTTCGCATTGAGAACTTCGACGCAGGCCTTGCTGACATCAGCGTCTCGGAGCTTGTGGTCAGCCCCGACCGCGCCTTCCCCACACTCAATCGGCTGACCCGCGGCTTTGTGCTGGAGAACCGCGGCGGCGAAGACGTCTTCAACGTGGTACACCGCACCTACCTGCAGATCGGCAGCGCGGTGCGCGATGACTCGGCCATCCTCATCCACGAGAGCGCCCCGATAGGGCTTCCCGCGCAGGCGTCCCGCGTCATCGGCCCCGAGGTCTTTGTCCTGGATGAAGAAATTATCCCGGAGCCGGAGAGCGAACTTGATGTCTACATCTTCATCGAAGCCTTCTCCGAAGATGGCGACGTCGAGGAGAGCACCCTCGACAACAACGAGCTGGCCATCGAAGAGCCGATCATCGTCTCGGACCAGCTCGTTGACGGGCCCGACATCGCCGTGCGCGACTTTCTGGTCACCCCGCAGAGCACCTACCTGGGCGGCAACCTCGAAGTCGGCGCGACCATCGCCAACGAGGGCACCCTGGACGTCGGCAGCTTCTTCTGCGGCGTCTACCTGGGTCTTGAGGCGCGACCCAACGTCGATAACGACCTGCGCATCACCAACGTCAACGTCGCCGCGCTGGCCAGCGGCGCAACCCGCGAGGTCGAGCGGGCGGTGAACGTGCCGATGCTCGTGCGCCCCGGCGTCTACTACCCCTACATCGTCTGCGACCCGCTGGGCGCCATCGAGGAGCCCTTCCGCTCCAACAATACCGCCCTGCAGCTCGACGCGGTCAACATCACCGATGAGGCCGACATCGATCTTTTTGTGGCCTCACTCACCGTTCCTCAATCCGCCGTTCAGGGCGAACTCACCACGGTGCGCGCCGAGATCTGCGTCGACGGCTCCAACGCTTCGGGCCCCACCTCCGGCGCCCTCTTCCGCTCGGCGGGTAACTCGGTGGACTTCGGCGCCGAGCCCATTGAGACCTTCGAGATCCCCAACATCAACCCCGGCGAGTGCGTGGAGCTGGAGTTTGAGCTGGAGGCGCAATGTGCGGATTTTGTTGAGCGCCAGAGCTTCGGCATCGCCGTCGACACCGGGGAGCTGCTGCCTGAAGAGAACGTGGGCAACAACCGCCGCACCGGCACCAACGCGCTGATCGTCGAAGGGCCCTTTTGCACCTGCGTCGAAGACGCCAACAGCCCTAACCACCAGGTCTTTGACGCGGTCAACGTGGCCGCCGGCGCGCAGGACGCGGCCGTATGTTCGCCAAACATCTGCGACTTCTACGAGACCCAGGTGAGCGCCGGTCAGTCGCTGATCATCACGACGCGCTTTGACAGCGAGCGCGGCGCGCTGCAGACGACGCTCTTTGCGCCCAACGGCTCGGAGCAGCTGGCCAGCGCATCGAGCGATGACGAGCAGCAGGTGGCGGTCTTTCTGGCGCCGGAGAGCCGGGTGTACCCGTACTCGGTGTGCGGTCGGAGCGCCGGCGATCAGAACTACTACGAGCTGGACGTCCAGGTGCTTGATCTGGCCACCGACGTCGATGTGCTGCCGCGCGCACTCGAAATCCCCCCGCAGACCTCCTGGTCGGCAGGTGCGACCATCGACTTAGGCGCCGAGATCGTGAACATCGGCGATGAGGCCACCGGCGGCTTTGAGGCTCGCGTCATCCTGACCGCCACCCGCGAGCTCGGTGGCGCGGGCGACATCACCCTGGGCAACTTCCCCATCGATTCGATTGAGGCGGGCTCCAGCCGTCAGCTCACCCTTCCGGTGGAGCTGGGCGCGGGCGTCGCCGACGGCACCTACCACCTTGCGCTGGTGCTCGACCCGGCCGGCACACTCAACGAGACGCGGGTAAACAACAACGCCGCGTTTAGCACCTCCTTTGAGGTGTTCACGCGTTGTTTTGACCCCTTCTCGCCAAACACCTCCTTTGATGAAGCCGCGTCGCTCTCCGACGGCAGCTTCAGCAACCTTCTGGCCTGCGCCGGTCAGAGCGACTACTACGAGATCTGTGTGGCCGACGGTCAGCAGTTCGACGCCACCATCAACTTCCTCAACAGCCAGGGCGACCTCGACCTGCGTCTTTTCGCGGCCGACCGCAGCGTGATCGACACCAGCGCGCGCAGCGGCGTCGACCAGGAGCAGGTGAGCGTCGACTACGTCAACGGGGCGCAGTGTTACTACCTGCGCGTCTCCCTGGTCCCCGTCGACCCGGATGCTTCCACGACCTACACACTGGATCTGGACGTGCGCGAGGTCGACCCGGCGCTGCGCTGCGACGGCGACTTCGAGCCCAACGACGATCTCGACAACGCCACCAGCCTGCGGGCTGCGCTCGACGCTCCGGCGGCCCTCGATCGCTGCCCGGTGGGCGATGTCGACGTCTACCACGTCGAGCTCGCTGCCGGAGAGCCGGTGACCCTGCGCGCCAACCTGACTCCGGAGGCCCAGCCGGGGATCCTGCGCATGCAGATCTACCGCCCCAACCGCACCCCCGACGACCTCGATGAGAGCGCGCCCGGGCTGCCGCGTGCCGAGCTCGTCGACTATGTGCCACCGGTCTCCGGGCGCTATTTTGTCGAGGTCTCCGTCGGTGGCAGCGAACGTCGGGTCACATACACCCTGGAGGCCGAAAACCTCCCCGGAATCGATCTGAGCGCCACCGACCTCACGATCGGCCCGGGCTCCTATCAGGAGGGCGACGTGGTGCGCTACGGCTTTGACCTCACCAACGCCGGTGGCGACACCGCCAGCTCGCCCACCTACGAAGTCTTCCTCGGCGCGTCGGCGCTTCGCGATGAGGCGCAAGACATCTTCCTTGGTGAGTTCACGCTGAGCGACGTCGCACCGGGCCAGACCATGGAGGTCACCGGGCAGGTCGCCCTCCCGGGTGGATACACCCCCGGCACAGGTTACCTGCACGTGGTCGTTGACCCTCTGGATGAGTTCGGGGATGTTAACCGCGCCAACAACGTCGCCAGCCGCACCATTGAGCTCGTCGAAGCTCAAAACGGCGGCACCCCCTGA
- a CDS encoding AMP-dependent synthetase/ligase, translating into MVNTLVELFEEQVQRSSVRVAMRFYEDQAWTARTWRDWWERSERIAAGLMALGIEAGDHVALIASTRPAWVEADMGIAMAGAATVALHPAAGEAGIAAALSHCKPGVVIVEDPVQMARLVAIPEALASVRAVIYVDADVMVKTRGGRARELMRVDAFQLPEHIARLSIDELGQQGRRKLAEDSRYVASRRRQITPEMNAAVVFTAGTSAEPRAISLTHHNLVAQVEAMSALRLFSFDDVQLLFLPLAHVFARVLYLAGMGSGMTVAFGRGARHLLDDLEEVRPTLLASVPWVYERLQAEIVSRVEERGLRAQLMPLALEVGKTVRRRMLGGQPASRLLRWEHAFFSKVLLEDVRERLGGRMRFLISGGAPLRPEITEFFFSTGVQLLEGYGLTEACGAVAFNLPEDVRIGSVGRALPGVDVTLAEDGEVLVRGDTVAHGLTQGEGAGQVDARGWLHTGDIGRFDREGFLFIVDRKREVVMTSTGRQIAPGPLESALEEFELIAHAVLVGEGLPFVSALVALNPDRLLEFVQAQGLDYRASVRELTTHPTVHQALMGHLDEVNRRHAVAERIRRIAVIPEFLSVADQTLTASGEVRRPVVLERYQALVDSLYADRRVGAEAAAGKN; encoded by the coding sequence ATGGTCAACACCCTGGTCGAGTTGTTTGAAGAGCAGGTCCAACGCTCAAGCGTGCGCGTCGCGATGCGCTTTTATGAAGATCAGGCGTGGACCGCACGCACCTGGCGCGACTGGTGGGAGCGCTCCGAGCGCATCGCTGCCGGGCTGATGGCGCTGGGCATTGAGGCGGGCGACCACGTGGCGTTGATCGCCTCGACCCGTCCGGCCTGGGTGGAGGCCGATATGGGGATCGCGATGGCCGGCGCTGCCACCGTCGCGTTGCACCCCGCGGCCGGTGAGGCCGGGATCGCCGCCGCGCTCAGCCATTGCAAACCCGGCGTGGTGATCGTCGAAGATCCCGTGCAGATGGCCCGCCTTGTGGCAATCCCCGAGGCCCTGGCCTCGGTGCGCGCGGTGATTTACGTCGACGCCGATGTGATGGTGAAGACGCGCGGGGGAAGGGCGCGCGAGTTGATGCGGGTGGATGCGTTTCAACTTCCCGAACACATCGCCCGGCTCTCGATCGATGAGCTCGGGCAGCAGGGGCGACGCAAGCTCGCCGAAGACTCGCGCTATGTGGCGTCGAGGCGGCGGCAGATCACCCCGGAGATGAACGCCGCGGTGGTGTTTACCGCGGGCACCAGCGCTGAGCCGCGTGCGATATCACTGACCCACCACAACCTCGTGGCCCAGGTCGAGGCGATGTCGGCGCTGCGCCTCTTTAGCTTCGATGATGTGCAGCTGCTCTTTTTGCCCCTGGCGCACGTCTTCGCTCGGGTGCTCTACCTGGCCGGGATGGGCTCAGGCATGACCGTGGCGTTTGGCCGAGGCGCGCGTCATCTACTCGATGATCTTGAGGAGGTCCGGCCGACGTTGCTCGCGAGCGTGCCCTGGGTCTATGAGCGCCTTCAGGCCGAGATCGTCTCCCGGGTTGAGGAGCGCGGGCTGCGCGCGCAGCTGATGCCCCTGGCGTTGGAGGTCGGTAAGACGGTGCGTCGGCGCATGCTGGGAGGTCAGCCCGCCTCGCGCCTCTTGCGCTGGGAGCACGCCTTTTTCTCTAAAGTATTACTTGAGGACGTTCGGGAGCGGCTGGGCGGACGCATGCGGTTTTTGATCAGCGGCGGCGCGCCGCTTCGCCCCGAGATCACCGAGTTTTTCTTCTCCACCGGGGTGCAGTTGCTGGAGGGCTACGGTCTCACCGAGGCGTGCGGCGCGGTGGCCTTTAACCTCCCCGAAGATGTGCGCATTGGCAGTGTGGGCCGCGCGCTGCCGGGCGTCGATGTCACGCTGGCAGAAGACGGCGAAGTTCTCGTGCGAGGCGACACCGTCGCGCACGGGCTCACACAAGGGGAGGGCGCCGGCCAGGTCGACGCGCGCGGCTGGCTGCACACAGGCGACATCGGGCGGTTTGATCGCGAGGGCTTTCTCTTTATCGTCGATCGCAAACGGGAGGTGGTGATGACCTCCACCGGGCGCCAGATTGCCCCGGGGCCGCTGGAGAGCGCGCTGGAGGAGTTTGAGCTGATTGCCCACGCCGTGCTCGTCGGCGAGGGACTTCCTTTTGTGTCGGCGCTGGTGGCGTTGAACCCGGATCGGCTTCTGGAGTTTGTGCAGGCCCAGGGGCTCGACTACCGGGCCTCGGTGCGTGAGCTGACCACCCATCCTACGGTGCATCAGGCGTTGATGGGGCATCTCGATGAGGTGAATCGCCGGCATGCTGTGGCCGAGCGCATTCGCCGGATCGCGGTGATCCCGGAGTTTCTCTCGGTGGCCGACCAGACGCTGACCGCGTCCGGGGAGGTGCGTCGCCCGGTGGTGCTGGAGCGCTATCAGGCGCTTGTCGACTCGCTCTACGCCGACCGCCGCGTGGGCGCGGAGGCTGCGGCAGGAAAAAATTGA
- a CDS encoding PilZ domain-containing protein — MNRISGTIRRQPSFRPSFAGVRRHPRCELQTRVFVQDADGWEIPLESLDFCPTGMFVRSNFLFEPGQVHTLIFEGPGGESTYAVRARVVRAETGAEFGDRLPTDFVPGMAYEFVDVAPRVRQRLFGLASMCGVRV, encoded by the coding sequence ATGAATCGCATCAGCGGCACCATCCGACGTCAGCCCAGCTTCCGTCCCTCGTTTGCCGGCGTGCGTCGCCACCCTCGCTGCGAGCTGCAGACCCGGGTCTTTGTGCAGGACGCCGACGGCTGGGAGATTCCCCTGGAGAGCCTGGACTTCTGCCCGACCGGGATGTTTGTGCGATCGAATTTTCTCTTTGAGCCCGGTCAGGTGCACACCTTGATCTTTGAGGGCCCCGGTGGTGAGTCGACCTACGCGGTGCGTGCCCGGGTGGTGCGTGCGGAGACCGGCGCGGAGTTTGGCGATCGCCTCCCGACCGACTTTGTGCCCGGCATGGCCTATGAGTTTGTCGACGTGGCTCCGCGGGTGCGCCAGCGCCTCTTCGGGCTGGCCTCGATGTGCGGCGTGCGAGTCTGA